A DNA window from Solanum lycopersicum chromosome 3, SLM_r2.1 contains the following coding sequences:
- the LOC101243975 gene encoding probable amino-acid racemase isoform X1: protein MMMSLNSLNYSTYTLARMNSHHSHNRTRKSPAFVTPPSSIISQTEESRNLANSMENSPLDMASKCPDSSVLLTHENAIGIIGGLSIGTTLNFMSKLVTWSSKDGGNSIPFVLCSDPVLNKELSWNERGSISYLTGKNENLLKDHAPIVENLRHKRIFLEKSGARCIVMPCYVSHSWHHEVALGSSVPILHMGECVAKELKEANLRPLEAGSTLRIGVLASDATLSAGFYQEKLQNEFQYMTSSRNNHLSSIYPQPSYVIQLCLLVFIRRNFKMSFRTNRSGIFIFAHQSFI, encoded by the exons ATGATGATGTCTTTGAATTCATTGAACtattcaacatatacattagCTCGTATGAACAGCCACCATAGCCATAACAGAACAAGAAAAAGTCCAGCTTTTGTGACACCTCCTTCATCCATCATCTCACAAACTGAAGAAAGCAGAAATCTAGCCAACTCAATGGAGAATTCTCCTTTAGATATGGCTTCAAAGTGCCCAGATTCTTCTGTTTTGCTCACCCATGAAAATGCAATAGGGATCATTGGGGGGTTATCCATTGGAACCACTCTCAATTTTATGAGCAAGCTTGTCACATGGAGTTCTAAAGATGGTGGAAATAGCATTCCCTTTGTTCTTTGTTCCGATCCTGTTCTTAACAAAGAGCTTTCATGGAATGAAAGAGGTTCTATTTCTTACCTCACtggtaaaaatgaaaatttactaAAAGATCATGCTCCAATTGTTGAAAATCTTAGGCATAAAAGGATCTTTCTTGAGAAATCTGGAGCTCGATGCATTGTCATGCCTTGTTATGTATCACATTCTTGGCATCATGAGGTTGCACTAGGGTCTTCAGTTCCCATCCTTCATATGGGTGAGTGTGTGGCCAAGGAGCTCAAAGAAGCGAATTTGCGACCACTTGAAGCTGGGAGTACTCTGCGCATTGGAGTTCTGGCTTCGGATGCAACTTTGTCTGCTGGTTTTTATCAGGAGAAACTTCAAAATGAG TTTCAGTATATGACTAGTTCAAGAAACAACCATCTTTCCTCAATTTATCCTCAACCTTCTTATGTCATACAACTTTGTCTGCTGGTTTTTATCAGGAGAAACTTCAAAATGAG CTTTAGAACAAACAGATCAGGGATTTTCATCTTTGCGCACCAAAGCTTCATATGA
- the LOC138347712 gene encoding stigma-specific STIG1-like protein 4, with the protein MQLIVSLISFLLYLQVEIVGGFQENVTYSSFNSSSSWLKRVVKNPRAIGCGNRPWICNEGDFPPRIKKRCCRNRCIDVTSDVNNCGFCRIKCPFTWQCCQGICIDTNMSPFHCGSCVRRCQPPSLCFNGMCGYAQPMPPWPFPPRPPKPPRPPYPFPPTPPRPQYPPFPRPPYQYPPRTPQPPCSPPPLL; encoded by the coding sequence ATGCAGCTAATTGTAAGCTTGATTTCATTTTTGCTATATTTACAAGTAGAAATTGTTGGAGGGTTTCAAGAAAATGTCACATATAGCTCGTTCAATTCTTCTTCATCATGGCTTAAAAGAGTAGTGAAGAATCCACGAGCCATTGGGTGCGGGAATAGGCCCTGGATTTGCAATGAAGGGGACTTTCCTCCAAGAATAAAGAAGCGTTGTTGCAGGAATCGCTGTATTGATGTCACATCTGATGTGAATAACTGTGGATTTTGTAGAATTAAATGCCCCTTCACATGGCAATGCTGTCAAGGAATTTGCATTGATACTAACATGAGCCCTTTTCATTGTGGAAGCTGTGTGCGTAGATGCCAGCCTCCAAGCCTTTGTTTTAATGGAATGTGTGGCTATGCTCAACCAATGCCCCCCTGGCCGTTCCCACCTCGGCCTCCCAAGCCGCCTCGGCCACCATATCCGTTCCCACCAACACCGCCTCGCCCACAATATCCGCCCTTTCCTCGGCCACCATATCAGTACCCACCAAGGACGCCTCAGCCACCATGCTCACCCCCGCCGTTGCTTTAA
- the LOC101243975 gene encoding probable amino-acid racemase isoform X3 produces the protein MMMSLNSLNYSTYTLARMNSHHSHNRTRKSPAFVTPPSSIISQTEESRNLANSMENSPLDMASKCPDSSVLLTHENAIGIIGGLSIGTTLNFMSKLVTWSSKDGGNSIPFVLCSDPVLNKELSWNERGSISYLTGKNENLLKDHAPIVENLRHKRIFLEKSGARCIVMPCYVSHSWHHEVALGSSVPILHMGECVAKELKEANLRPLEAGSTLRIGVLASDATLSAGFYQEKLQNEFQYMTSSRNNHLSSIYPQPSYVIQLCLLVFIRRNFKMRVLKLCCQIRPLWNTQ, from the exons ATGATGATGTCTTTGAATTCATTGAACtattcaacatatacattagCTCGTATGAACAGCCACCATAGCCATAACAGAACAAGAAAAAGTCCAGCTTTTGTGACACCTCCTTCATCCATCATCTCACAAACTGAAGAAAGCAGAAATCTAGCCAACTCAATGGAGAATTCTCCTTTAGATATGGCTTCAAAGTGCCCAGATTCTTCTGTTTTGCTCACCCATGAAAATGCAATAGGGATCATTGGGGGGTTATCCATTGGAACCACTCTCAATTTTATGAGCAAGCTTGTCACATGGAGTTCTAAAGATGGTGGAAATAGCATTCCCTTTGTTCTTTGTTCCGATCCTGTTCTTAACAAAGAGCTTTCATGGAATGAAAGAGGTTCTATTTCTTACCTCACtggtaaaaatgaaaatttactaAAAGATCATGCTCCAATTGTTGAAAATCTTAGGCATAAAAGGATCTTTCTTGAGAAATCTGGAGCTCGATGCATTGTCATGCCTTGTTATGTATCACATTCTTGGCATCATGAGGTTGCACTAGGGTCTTCAGTTCCCATCCTTCATATGGGTGAGTGTGTGGCCAAGGAGCTCAAAGAAGCGAATTTGCGACCACTTGAAGCTGGGAGTACTCTGCGCATTGGAGTTCTGGCTTCGGATGCAACTTTGTCTGCTGGTTTTTATCAGGAGAAACTTCAAAATGAG TTTCAGTATATGACTAGTTCAAGAAACAACCATCTTTCCTCAATTTATCCTCAACCTTCTTATGTCATACAACTTTGTCTGCTGGTTTTTATCAGGAGAAACTTCAAAATGAG GGTTTTGAAGTTGTGCTGCCAGATAAGGCCACTATGGAACACACAGTAA
- the LOC101257256 gene encoding PHD finger protein At2g01810-like, with product MASSTIIEACNSRKSNRKPFIFETFAMGDSIDGFSGPFRDNIRMFLQEFATIEDYTLCGFPIWSTWLISNSTGSVFPLYTIEETTQLSIHPFCDHCKLSGWGHHYVSKRRYHLLIPANENWEKPLGSDSFEIDTHVLHGLIHCNGYGHLLSINGVNEDSIFLSGSDFMDLWDRLCTILKTRKISLNDVSKKGGVHLRLLHGVAYGQSWFGKWGYRFCRGSYGATEKKYEIAIQFLSSLGLDKILNDFRKDFTERRKIKQIIGTYRELSEVPLITISELLQFMLAFKSKAPFHSKMKLANGDDYWCDADIEEKKRPISMETFVNMMANSDCRWPVRRLEFVVIVIVNFLKENQANVGRNCRMTRQDLRNEARKFIGDTGLIDFVLKSIRCFALGSQIVRRSINPTTKLLEFTIHEFSKEEESISFPFLEMDSDCRWTERKVKQAAEFILKILRAHNGNGAMSRQELRDRARTTIRDTGLIDYVLKSINKSIMGNKIIFRSKNPSTKRIEFAFEDIVDTNRVENIELHVNIDQDLVYLYETVLLSYPGSDSVSLATGVVLDSKKFVKEWNLEDQEHQIMALTCKVLPSFDELESELTRPLSPGVVVFVPPWITIGELKGVIQYALRDTYCIMQNFVVTQIGGLKGIEDDRMLSCAVGRDAQVWVRGCGLDLDTEHRYEGGAIKLKVDCICGARDDDGERMVNCDACQVWFHSMCTGIDDHEEEVIPEIFLCESCRNF from the exons ATGGCTTCTTCCACCATTATCGAAGCCTGTAACAGTAGAAAGAGTAACCGAAAGCCATTTATATTCGAAACATTCGCAATGGGAGACTCCATTGACGGTTTTTCAGGACCTTTTAGAGACAACATTCGAATGTTTCTTCAAGAATTTGCTACCATTGAAGATTACACGCTCTGTGGTTTTCCAATTTGGTCTACTTGGTTGATTTCCAACTCTACAGGTTCTGTTTTCCCACTCTACACCATTGAAGAAACCACTCAACTTTCTATTCATCCTTTCTGCGATCACTGTAAATTATCTG GATGGGGTCATCATTATGTGTCGAAACGAAGGTATCATTTGCTAATACCGGCAAATGAGAATTGGGAAAAGCCATTGGGAAGCGATTCTTTTGAAATTGATACTCATGTTTTGCATGGTTTGATTCATTGCAATGGTTATGGTCATTTGCTGTCCATTAATGGCGTTAATGAGGATTCAATTTTTCTCTCTGGAAGTGATTTCATGGATCTCTGGGATCGTCTTTGTACAATTTTAAAAACCAG GAAAATTTCATTGAATGATGTGTCGAAGAAGGGAGGTGTGCATTTGAGGTTGCTTCATGGTGTTGCATATGGACAATCTTGGTTTGGGAAATGGGGTTACAGATTTTGCCGTGGAAGCTATGGAGCGACAGAGAAGAAATATGAAATTGCTATTCAATTTCTAAGCTCATTGGGGCTTGacaaaattttgaatgatttCAGGAAAGATTTTACAGAAAGACGGAAAATAAAGCAGATTATTGGTACCTACAGGGAATTGAGTGAAGTTCCATTGATCACAATTAGCGAGTTATTGCAATTCATGCTTGCTTTTAAGTCTAAAGCTCCGTTTCATAGCAAGATGAAGCTTGCAAATGGTGATGATTATTGGTGTGATGCTGAtatagaagagaaaaaaagaccAATTAGTATGGAGACATTTGTTAATATGATGGCTAACAGTGATTGTAGATGGCCTGTTAGACGGCTAGAGTTTGTGGTAATAGTGATTGTGAATTTTCTGAAAGAAAATCAAGCAAATGTAGGCAGAAATTGTAGGATGACCAGACAGGACTTGAGAAATGAGGCAAGAAAATTCATTGGTGACACTGGTTTGATTGATTTTGTGCTGAAATCCATCAGATGTTTTGCATTGGGAAGCCAAATTGTTCGTCGATCCATCAACCCAACTACTAAGTTATTAGAATTCACTATCCATGAATTTTCTAAGGAAGAAGAATCAATAAGTTTTCCATTTTTGGAAATGGATTCTGATTGCAGGTGGACTGAGAGAAAGGTGAAACAAGCTGCTGAGTTCATCCTGAAAATCTTGAGAGCACATAATGGGAATGGTGCCATGTCCAGACAGGAGCTACGTGACAGGGCTAGGACAACCATCCGCGACACTGGCCTGATTGATTATGTGCTGAAATCCATTAACAAATCGATAATGGGAAACAAGATCATTTTTCGATCAAAGAACCCCTCTACTAAAAGGATTGAATTTGCCTTTGAAGACATTGTTGATACAAACAGAGTTGAGAACATTGAGTTACACGTGAATATAGATCAAGATCTTGTTTACTTATATGAAACAGTGCTTTTAAGTTACCCAGGGTCAGACTCAGTGAGTTTGGCTACTGGGGTTGTCTTAGACAGCAAGAAATTTGTTAAAGAGTGGAATCTTGAGGATCAAGAACATCAAATAATGGCATTAACATGTAAAGTCTTGCCGAGTTTCGACGAGTTAGAGAGTGAGTTGACTCGTCCATTGTCACCTGGTGTGGTTGTGTTTGTTCCTCCTTGGATTACAATAGGTGAGCTTAAAGGAGTGATACAATATGCACTAAGAGACACTTACTGCATAATGCAGAACTTTGTAGTAACACAAATTGGTGGTTTGAAGGGAATAGAGGATGATAGGATGCTATCATGCGCAGTGGGCAGAGATGCACAAGTTTGGGTGAGAGGTTGTGGGCTGGACTTGGATACTGAACACAGGTATGAAGGTGGGGCCATAAAGTTAAAGGTAGATTGTATTTGTGGGGCCAGGGATGATGATGGGGAGAGAATGGTAAATTGTGATGCTTGCCAAGTGTGGTTCCACTCAATGTGTACTGGCATTGATGATCATGAGGAGGAGGTGATACCAGAAATTTTCTTGTGTGAGAGCTGcagaaatttttaa
- the LOC101243975 gene encoding probable amino-acid racemase produces the protein MMMSLNSLNYSTYTLARMNSHHSHNRTRKSPAFVTPPSSIISQTEESRNLANSMENSPLDMASKCPDSSVLLTHENAIGIIGGLSIGTTLNFMSKLVTWSSKDGGNSIPFVLCSDPVLNKELSWNERGSISYLTGKNENLLKDHAPIVENLRHKRIFLEKSGARCIVMPCYVSHSWHHEVALGSSVPILHMGECVAKELKEANLRPLEAGSTLRIGVLASDATLSAGFYQEKLQNEGFEVVLPDKATMEHTVIPSLEALNRKDIEGAQNLFRIALQVLLVRAVNTIIIASDDMRDLLPPDDPLLKKCVDPMDALARSTVKFLQSVEGNA, from the exons ATGATGATGTCTTTGAATTCATTGAACtattcaacatatacattagCTCGTATGAACAGCCACCATAGCCATAACAGAACAAGAAAAAGTCCAGCTTTTGTGACACCTCCTTCATCCATCATCTCACAAACTGAAGAAAGCAGAAATCTAGCCAACTCAATGGAGAATTCTCCTTTAGATATGGCTTCAAAGTGCCCAGATTCTTCTGTTTTGCTCACCCATGAAAATGCAATAGGGATCATTGGGGGGTTATCCATTGGAACCACTCTCAATTTTATGAGCAAGCTTGTCACATGGAGTTCTAAAGATGGTGGAAATAGCATTCCCTTTGTTCTTTGTTCCGATCCTGTTCTTAACAAAGAGCTTTCATGGAATGAAAGAGGTTCTATTTCTTACCTCACtggtaaaaatgaaaatttactaAAAGATCATGCTCCAATTGTTGAAAATCTTAGGCATAAAAGGATCTTTCTTGAGAAATCTGGAGCTCGATGCATTGTCATGCCTTGTTATGTATCACATTCTTGGCATCATGAGGTTGCACTAGGGTCTTCAGTTCCCATCCTTCATATGGGTGAGTGTGTGGCCAAGGAGCTCAAAGAAGCGAATTTGCGACCACTTGAAGCTGGGAGTACTCTGCGCATTGGAGTTCTGGCTTCGGATGCAACTTTGTCTGCTGGTTTTTATCAGGAGAAACTTCAAAATGAG GGTTTTGAAGTTGTGCTGCCAGATAAGGCCACTATGGAACACACAGTAATCCCTTCGTTAGAAGCCTTGAACAGGAAGGACATTGAAGGGGCACAAAATTTGTTCAGAATCGCGCTACAAGTTCTTCTGGTAAGGGCAGTTAACACTATCATAATTGCCTCAGATGACATGCGTGATCTGTTACCTCCAGATGATCCTCTTCTGAAGAAATGTGTCGACCCAATGGATGCGTTGGCCAGGTCAACTGTGAAATTTCTTCAATCAGTTGAAGGGAATGCATAA